Part of the Aythya fuligula isolate bAytFul2 chromosome 11, bAytFul2.pri, whole genome shotgun sequence genome, tcttctctctccctttccttgaGGAACGAGGTAAGCCTGCGCTCGCTCCAGCTCTCCCTGAGGGCCCCATTGCTGTCACGCTGGCGACTCCGTTTGGTACTTGGGCTGCCTCAGATTGGCGCTGCAATACAGATGGTTCGGGCCTGtgacttctttcccttttgaaggGGTGGATTTGGAGAGCTGGGGACTGTGGGGACCTCTCTAGCAGAGGGAGATTGATGGGGCTCAGCTGCAGGGATGTCTCTCTGCAAGAATTAAGTGCCTGAAAAGAGAGGGACCCTTACCAAATAAGCCGGTGCTTCCTGCCCAATCTTCAGTGCAGCCACTTCTGTTTTGGAGATGACAAAGGCTGACCTTGGGGTGTGTATCCCCTCCCTGCTACTCTGTGTTTCAGCTTCGCCTCCCTCGACGAGAGATGTCTTGCTTCAGACCCTGTGTCCCATCGTCCTGCGGTGCCTCTGGCCCAACCCCacttgccagcagctgcagtgagccATGTGTCGCCCGGTGCGCTGACTCGACGGTTGCCATCCAGCCCTCCCCGGTCGTGGTGACTCTGCCGGGCCCCATCCTCACCTCCTTCCCTCAGAGCACCGCCGTGGGATCCTCTCTGTCAGCTGCTGttggcagctccctcagcactggGGGGGTTCCCATCTCTTCTGGGGGCTCCCTTGGTCTGGGGGGGTCAGGGCTGTGTCTGCCTTCCCCACTCTGCCGCTTCAACTGCTGAAGCGCGTGGATCATCCCATTTGGGACAGACATCCCTGAGATGGATGGGCCGTTCTCTCTGCCTCCCTGAACCCTGCAAACGATCTTCTTGGTCTCTGTACTGCTCCACTGCATTTTCTCGTTCTCATTAAAGACcttgtgcagcacagctggagacTCGTGGTGGTCTGTTCTCTTCCTGCCTCCATTAGCTCCTCACTCCTCAAGGAAAGCATTGCACAGTAACCCTCTACTACTGATCTGAGAGTGGTCAAAGATGGCAATGTACCGTTCTTGGATGTTGTGAAGTCTCTGGAGATGACCAAGTTGCCACAGGCCATGGGTTTCGAGAGTCTCCTCTACCCGAGCACGTGACAGGTTTCCATAAGCAAGAGACTGCGGGCAGTGGGGCCCAGGGTAGGAGGAGGGGCACTGATTCCGGTGGGATTGGTAACACAGGGTAGGGAGGAAGGCAAGAACTTGGAAGATTGGAATAAAAGTCAGAGTAGAGGTCCCACTGAGATTTGAACTCAGATCGCTGGATTCAGAGTCCAGAGTGCTCACCATTACACCATGGGACCTCCTGGATGTGTGCTGTGGCCCTGCCCTGAGCAAGGGATGGGGCATAGCACGAGgttcaacaaaacaaagagctgcCACGATGACACAACACACAACACACCTTCCTATGCGTTGCACAACGTGCAATGCCTTCTTCCTCTCATGGCACTCAGGTGCCCTCTCTCCTCACATCCTAACTCTTTCCACTGGAAACACAGCAGGCAAAACCTGCCCTCTCCCATGCCTGCCAGTCATTCCCCACGCTTGGTGCACTGCCACGGCTATATGGACTTCCCTGACCTCATTCCACAGCAACTAGCATAAACAGGTGCACAACAGAAAGATGGGAACTCTTAGAGAAATGGAGCACGAGCCATTCTGTCAATTTCAGTAAACATAGTTTCAGGAAAGCAggagtgctggctgcaggaaaaGAATGCCCACCATGGCTGTGAAGGCAATATACCATCTGGAATAGGGATAGTTCCACTACGATGTAACTGAAGGTAGAACAAACCTAAAGGAGCAGCTATCTATGCACTGAATTGGTTCTAGATTTCATCTGTCATCTTAGTTTTTTCCCTCTGGAAAGGTCCCAGTAGCAAGAGTAGGAATGCAGTAAAGGCAATATGTGAATAAATGCATGAAGTGAAAAAACAAGTGATCTGCTACTACAGACACAACTGATTTCTACAGTGTAATGGTATTGTGGAAACGGGATGCCTGCTCCTTTAAAGGGTATCAGTTGTAGGACCTGTTCAGTTCAAAAAGgggtaataaaataaaaaaaaggaagcagaaataaataagaacataCAGACACAAATCTGGCCAACAAATGATATCAGTGATAAGAATCAATGACAAGAACAAACATTGTAGGTCATGCTAATTCATAAAGATTTGTGGAAATGTAGAAATGCTACTTTCAGTGAGATGGTGTGATTGAGGACCTTGTCAAATGCAATatgaaggaaaagagggaaacgataaataaattatacagaGAAACAAACTTGAGAGGCAAACATTGCCTGCGGAAGTCTGTGTGACTGTGTCAATATTCTTTGAGATAAGCGGTTAGCTTTGCTACCAGTTACACTTGCAAACAGGAAAGCAACAGCTGTGTTCCTTGCCCTAAGTAGAGACCCCACATCCCAAGGGCACCAGACTGAGCTCCAGAAGCCGGGCTGGAAGGAGTCTTGGGTCCAAAGCTGTGGGAGGTGAAGGCTGCTCTTACCATCTTTTAACATATAGGACAGATTGTTTCCTTATAGctccattttaaaaagtgcatttaTTTGGAATGTATAGCTTAAAGGTAGTTACAATGATTGTGAAACTTTAATTTTCCCTAACATTCTGCCCAAAGCTGTTTTcatatcattatttttcaggCTGTAGATTATGGGATTTAACATGGGAGTTAAAATGCTGTACTGGATGGAAAACAGTTGATCTAGAATGAGTGAAGAACTTGAGCTGGATTTTGTGTACTGGAACAGAGCAGTTGTGTATAGCAAAACCACTATGATGAGGTGGGAGCTGCAAGTGGAGAAtgctttctgccttcccttTGAAGACTGTATCTTCAGGACAGTAGAGATGATATAGATATAGGAGGTGAGGGTGAGCAGGAAGGAGCTTGACCCAAAGATCACCgcagaagacaaaagaacaaCTTTATTGAGGGTGGTTCTACAGcatgctgcagagaggagaggaggcaaCTCACAGCTGAAATGCTTAATTTCTGTGTAGTTGCAGAATTGTACATTTAACATTGGCAGTGTGTTTATAATGGAATGTAAGAATCCCATTGCCCATGCACTCCCCACCAGCTGGTTACAGAAAAGTTTGTTCATAGCCTCTTGGTAGTGCAGCGGGTTACAGACAGCAACAAATCGGTCATATGCCATTGCTGAGAGCATGAAAATTTCACTACCAGCTGAAAGAAGGATAAGGGACATCTGTGTAATACAGGCACCGAATCCAATGCTTTTCTGCTTCACTAGGAAATTCACCAGCATCTTAGGAACAGTGGTGGTGGCATAACAGATGTCTATGAAGGCTaagtgaaaaaggaagaagtacatAGGGCAGTGAAGGTGGGAATCAGTACTTATTACAATCATGATCAACATATTTCCAAAaagagtaataaaataaataacagaaaagacaaagaagaagagGCTTTGAAGATGTGGGTCACTTGTAAGTCCCGATAGAACAAACTCACTTGCACTTGTTTGGTTTGCCATTCACAGTATGTGGCCTGtaagagcagaaataaataatgacGTCAGCAAGCGGAATCAGGATTAAAGTTACACTAATTGACACTCAGGTaataaagaaaggcaaagagacAACTCAGTGCAGTTTTGAGTGTTAGCAGCAGTGGGTGGGGTGCAGTCAGTTTCAGTCCTAGCTGAGAAATTTCCAACAGAGGTATGCAGACAGGTTTTGATGTAAGCTGTCCTGCCCACTGAGTCCAACAGGAATTTCCTGCTCAGAGTGCCTTTCAGATTCCACACAAGGGGAAGGCCTTAACAGCTAAACCTGGGAAAGAGGACATCCTTACAATGCACTCACTTCCTTACAGTATGTTTTCCTCTTGACAAACAGGTTTAAATCCCAGATTTGCCCAAGaccaaacacagcagcaataCCAGTTGCACCAGTCTGTTCTGCACAACTCATGACCTTAACTTTGAACTAGAGACTTTATGCAAGGTTGTTTCACTTCTTAgttctttttcacagaatcacagaatcatctaggttggaagagacctccaagatcacctagtccaacctctgacctaacactaacaagtcctccactaaaccacatcactaagctctaaatctttGGTAACTTGTAGAGTTCAGACTCAAGTTCTTAGAACCAAGTATCCTCATCCATTTTGCATCTTTAACATCTGAATAAGCAGAACTACTCTATGACTGAGTTCCCACTTCTTCCACCTCGGTCCTTTCCTTTAGTTTGTCTCTCTAAAGAGACAGATGGATTACTCCTGAGTTCAGGCAGAATTAAGCCGTACTTTTGGCACTCAGGGATATTATATCAAAGTGTGAGCTTTATCCCAGTGCTATCATGACACTTtgacattttgacattttctggAATGCCtgacagtgttttttttaaacaaacattgcTGTGTTGTAGAACATGTTATATACCATGAAGCTCTTTGAGCTCAAAGAGCTTCACAGTATGTCAAATTAAAACCATATTTTGCTCAACCATTCCTATTTTGAAAgctaacatgaaaaaaaaaaaacaaacagaatggtACAGTGAGAGAGAGTTAGGTCAGCAGAGTAAAATTGATTTTGCAATTTTATATCAATGGTCTATACCCTTTCAGTCTTCTGCAACATTGACAATACTAGTCAACACTTGCAGACTGTCATTTGAAACCCATTATGAGAAATTTTGTAGTGTTATTCACTTGGGTTATATTGGATGCAATAGCGTTACTTTTACGTTTATATTATCTCCACATCTATGTAAGACTTGAACAAAAATCATAGTACCATgataatttatctttttctttgtgaattttaaaagaatactgCAGTTTAGTTGTAGCAGACAGTAGGTAAGAAAGTGGACACTAGCACCTTTAATAGCAAATTAATTCTACCTGTCTCACATATACATTCTGAGTCACTCCTGGAATGGGAAGGCTGATTTCTTTGGCTACACAAAGAGTCTAAATGCTGAACATGAACAGATGACAAATAGAAAATTGATTCCATATCTACCTTCAAATTTTAGCaaaagtttctgattttttttctttaactatatttttaatagattgaCGCTGTTATTCAATACAAAAGGCAATAAAACCAGTCCATTAAATCTAAAGAatctaaaaatctaaaaaaaactatccataaacaaataaaaacctctTAAGAATGAATATAAACTGCTggttttttattcatttttcactgGTGGCAATAACAGTAGTGGAATGCCGAGCTGCTTTGAATCACAAGCATGGTGTGCATCCTCATTCAAAACTTCTGCAAAGTTAAACTGAAAAGAGCTTTGCTAAGTGTACAGAGCCATATCAGGCTtacattggattttttttatatatatatatttttttaacatacacATGCAGAGACATGATTATGTGTTGTTTTGTCCTTCCCAGAAGCCTTCACTGACTCATagtactgggaaaaaaagaaaaaattgcacctttactgaattatttcttttaggATTTATGTACACACCAAAGGAATAACTTATTTTCTTAGGATTTCTTTACCTGTTTCAAATTCTTGTATCCTCTCCCTGtaaagtatattaaaatgtatagaATGTCTAGGTTAGTACAAAATACCAtaatggaataataataaaattatgtcCATACGTGTATATTCCTAAATccatagaaaagagaaaaataacagtgaaCTGACCTACCTCTGATATTAAAATCatgaacaaattaaaactgaGTAAACAGATTGACAAAGACACACACAACTGGGGAGATTGAACTAAAGAGTATACATTAAACTGATACAGTTCCTTCCTCTTTACTACTTTTTGTATTAATGAAACTGTTAGACAGAAATTATAAGTTAATGTTTCCaaaaagacaacataaaaaaaatcttgaagttCTCTCTCTTGTCTCTGATCTACTTATCTAGTCTTCAACCTCCCTGTCAATCTCTGTGTCTTTAAGTCTAACATTGTACTTAAAAACATGCAATACAGTTTACcgcaggaaaataaatgcttctccTGGCTCCTGGTTATGTACTGTGGAAGAATCTGTTATACACTTCTTCTTTTATAGCTCCTCTCTTTTCATATGCCTGACTCTGAATTCTTAGCCTTACTTTGGGAAGCCTAAATATTTCCTGACTTCCGCAGGGAAGATTATCTCTAGTGTATGAAACTGTTAATATTTCAGGCCAGGAGCTAATGAGTTTTTttcaagacaggaaaaataataacaacaggCTATTAGTTAGTTTCTTATATTCCCAGTGTTGCATATTATAATGCCTTTCATCAGACATTCTGTTTTGAAGACTGCTGTGATGTCTGTATgataacagaaaaattaatttactgaTACTGGAAACACAAACTGCCTAGTAAGTAATTCTGAGACCAAGAGAAATCATCATATGTTGGATGTTTTggctgaaacaaaaaaagtcaattaaaaGCAGTGATAATTAAGATTACAAGCATCCCTCCCAAATAATCTGAAACTACACATTGTACATCCTTTTATTGATGATCTCTTGTACGGTGGACTCTCATAATCTTTGATGCCTACAACACAAACAGCTGAGACAGCTACTTAAGGCCCCCGTATCTTAATGTCCATATACAGTTCATATAGAAATATGTAATCATATATAGTGATTGCTCATCTTTATGTCAGGTGTTTACCTGAGAGTGAAGTGAACCATGTCCTGgtaattcatttttactttgtatttgtAAGAACTAAAGAAGTTGCTTAGGTATTAGTGCCCATAATCTGGATATCTAAGTATGAACATCCCATCTGAAAGAAATACTATATCTCAGCAGTAAAAAAGAGGTGacatagcttttcttttcttttttttttttttttctaaaaatcctCTTTTTGCTTTATATAAGAAGACTTTTAGCCTGTGCTTGACTTTCTGTAATTGTGTATATTTTGCTTTGAGTGCCCTAGAAAAGAGTTATTGATTTCTATCCCCTTTTAGCACCTTTGCAACTGTGGTCTGAGAGTCGTTCATGAGTCTACCACAATTTATGCAACTGAGATAACATGTTTGTGGTGGAATGACTTTCAGGACAAGTGGTGTTTTTCAGTAGTCTCTGTTTCCTATTAAGTATGATGCAAGGAAGAATTATAACATCCCATGCATGAGAATAAAAGTTTGCATTATTGGAACCCCGgatagaaagggaaagggaaagggaaagggaaagggaaagggaaagggaaagggaaagggaacggaaaaggaaaaggaaaaggaaaaggaaaaggaaaaggaaaaggaaaaggaaaaggaaaaggaaaaggaaaaggaaaaggaagaaaaaaaagacatggcaATGAGCACCTATTCAGCCATGCTTTCCTCCAAAATTTCCTGGTTTTGTGGAGAACCTGTGATACTACTACTGCACGACAAATAAATCAAGAAGATTCTCCATatatcttttctctttattgtcAATTTTAACTTTTCACAAAGCTTTCATTaatctctattttaaaataatgtactGTAATTAAAACTTCTTAACTAAACAGAAGAATTCTTTATTCCTAAATCTGAAatcaaatacttaaatattaattcattGAATTCTGAATTACTTCTAGGTAGATGGGTAGATGAATATTCATGTATGTAGGTGGGTAgacataaaaaggaaatggcagatgattttttttcctttagtgtGTTTAAAATCTCTCTTATACAACACTATCTCCCCCTGAATCTACTTCATTCATGCAGGCACACACAAATTTCCCACCCCTAGAAGCCCCCAAACTCTACAGTCTCTTTGGCAGCTGGGCCTCCAGCAGTCATTGTCTCCCATAGTCTGAcacttagatgtgcacacaCATAAAGGCATGCTTGTTAACCTATGAAGATCTTTTTGGATAAGTTATCACACTTAAAAAAGTCActtaagtaataaaataataataaaaaaaaaataacaaaacaaaagagaacactttTGTGCTATCTAAGACCTATGGAACCaacctttatt contains:
- the LOC116493523 gene encoding olfactory receptor 5V1-like codes for the protein MANQTSASEFVLSGLTSDPHLQSLFFFVFSVIYFITLFGNMLIMIVISTDSHLHCPMYFFLFHLAFIDICYATTTVPKMLVNFLVKQKSIGFGACITQMSLILLSAGSEIFMLSAMAYDRFVAVCNPLHYQEAMNKLFCNQLVGSAWAMGFLHSIINTLPMLNVQFCNYTEIKHFSCELPPLLSAACCRTTLNKVVLLSSAVIFGSSSFLLTLTSYIYIISTVLKIQSSKGRQKAFSTCSSHLIIVVLLYTTALFQYTKSSSSSSLILDQLFSIQYSILTPMLNPIIYSLKNNDMKTALGRMLGKIKVSQSL